From uncultured Roseateles sp., the proteins below share one genomic window:
- a CDS encoding TPM domain-containing protein → MLSLRHWCHVMLLWVAGLGAALAQQDVPALTGRVIDQTATLSAADTQALEARLAAFEAEAGPQIVILLVASTQPEDIAAYAQRVADTWKIGRREVGDGVLLVVAKNDRKLRIEVAKALEGAVPDLAARQIIQNAISPAFKVGDYARGLNAGLDQLTARIKGEHLPAPDRKAAAAASNDGFQWEELAMFFFVAVPIIGAVLTGLFGRKLGSLVTSAGVGGMAWWLSASLLMAGAAGIVSLVLVGLLGVGSAGRRGRSGGPVIWGGGGGGGFGGGSSSGGGGGFSSGGGGDFGGGGASGDW, encoded by the coding sequence ATGCTGAGCCTGCGCCACTGGTGCCACGTCATGCTGCTTTGGGTGGCGGGCCTCGGCGCGGCCCTGGCGCAGCAGGACGTTCCCGCCCTCACCGGCCGGGTGATCGACCAGACCGCCACACTCAGCGCCGCAGATACGCAGGCGCTCGAAGCGCGCCTGGCCGCCTTCGAGGCCGAGGCCGGGCCGCAGATCGTGATCTTGCTGGTTGCCAGCACCCAGCCCGAAGACATTGCCGCCTACGCCCAGCGCGTGGCCGACACCTGGAAGATAGGCCGGCGAGAGGTCGGTGACGGCGTGCTGCTGGTGGTGGCCAAGAACGACCGCAAGCTGCGCATCGAGGTCGCCAAGGCACTGGAAGGGGCGGTGCCCGATCTGGCCGCGCGGCAAATCATCCAGAACGCGATCAGCCCGGCTTTCAAGGTCGGCGACTATGCGCGCGGGCTCAACGCCGGGCTGGACCAACTGACGGCGCGCATCAAGGGCGAGCATCTGCCGGCACCCGATCGCAAGGCCGCCGCGGCGGCGAGCAATGACGGCTTCCAGTGGGAAGAGCTGGCCATGTTCTTCTTCGTTGCCGTGCCCATCATCGGCGCGGTGCTGACCGGCCTGTTCGGTCGCAAGCTGGGCTCGCTGGTCACCAGCGCCGGCGTCGGCGGCATGGCCTGGTGGTTGAGCGCCAGCCTGTTGATGGCCGGGGCCGCCGGGATTGTCTCGCTGGTGCTGGTGGGCCTGCTCGGCGTCGGCTCGGCCGGTCGGCGCGGGCGCAGTGGCGGACCGGTGATCTGGGGCGGCGGTGGTGGTGGCGGCTTTGGCGGGGGAAGCAGCAGCGGCGGAGGCGGAGGGTTCTCGTCCGGTGGTGGTGGCGATTTTGGCGGAGGCGGCGCCTCCGGCGACTGGTGA
- a CDS encoding LemA family protein, with translation MPSFFLPWRSVAAILAVAAGLSGCGYNDFQRLDEEVKAGWSEVLNQYQRRADLIPNIVATVKGEANFEQETLTKVVEARAKATSIQATPELVNNPEAFQKFQAAQGELTGALSRLLVVSEQYPNLKANQGFQDLRVQLEGTENRITVARNRYIKTVADYNVKVRSLPTNLTAMVMGYQVKPSFTVQNEAAISAPPSVSFDKPAAASK, from the coding sequence ATGCCGTCATTTTTCCTACCCTGGCGCTCCGTCGCCGCCATCCTGGCCGTGGCTGCGGGCTTGTCGGGCTGCGGCTACAACGACTTCCAGCGCCTGGACGAAGAGGTCAAGGCCGGTTGGTCCGAGGTGCTGAACCAGTATCAGCGCCGGGCCGACCTGATCCCGAACATCGTGGCCACCGTCAAGGGCGAGGCCAACTTCGAGCAGGAGACCCTGACCAAGGTGGTCGAGGCCCGTGCCAAGGCCACCAGCATCCAGGCCACGCCGGAGCTGGTGAACAACCCCGAGGCCTTCCAGAAGTTCCAGGCCGCCCAGGGCGAGCTGACCGGTGCATTGAGCCGCCTGCTGGTGGTCAGCGAGCAGTATCCGAACCTGAAGGCCAATCAGGGCTTCCAGGATCTGCGCGTTCAGCTGGAAGGCACCGAGAATCGCATCACCGTGGCGCGCAACCGCTATATCAAGACGGTAGCCGACTACAACGTCAAGGTGCGCAGCCTGCCGACCAATCTGACCGCCATGGTGATGGGCTATCAGGTCAAACCCAGCTTCACGGTGCAGAACGAGGCGGCCATCAGCGCCCCGCCGTCGGTGAGCTTCGACAAGCCCGCGGCAGCCTCCAAGTAG
- the hemE gene encoding uroporphyrinogen decarboxylase yields the protein MSANLKNDTFLRACLRQPTDYTPLWLMRQAGRYLPEYRDSRAKAGSFMGLATNPAYATEVTLQPLERYPLDAAILFSDILTVPDAMGLGLSFAQGEGPRFAKQVRDEAAVAELAVPDMHKLQYVFDAVSSIRKALDGRVPLIGFSGSPWTLACYMVEGAGSDDYRHVKSLMYSRPDLMHKILAINADAVAAYLNAQIEAGAQAVMVFDSWGGVLADGAFQEFSLAYSRRVLAQLKTEHGGQRIPSILFTKGGGLWLDEIADAGSDVVGLDWTVNLAKARARIGGRVALQGNLDPNVLFAPPERVQAEAIKVLDSFGNPRNADGSWAGHIFNLGHGISQFTPPEHVSALVEAVHSHSRRQRAGD from the coding sequence ATGAGCGCCAACCTGAAAAATGACACCTTCCTGCGCGCGTGCCTGCGCCAGCCCACCGACTACACGCCGCTGTGGCTGATGCGCCAGGCCGGCCGCTATCTGCCCGAGTACCGCGACAGCCGCGCCAAGGCCGGCAGCTTCATGGGCCTGGCCACCAACCCGGCCTATGCCACCGAGGTGACCTTGCAGCCGCTGGAGCGCTATCCGCTCGACGCGGCCATCCTGTTCAGCGACATCCTGACCGTACCCGATGCCATGGGTCTGGGCCTGAGCTTCGCCCAGGGCGAGGGGCCACGTTTTGCCAAGCAGGTGCGCGACGAGGCCGCCGTGGCCGAGCTGGCCGTGCCCGACATGCACAAGCTGCAGTATGTGTTCGACGCCGTCAGCTCGATCCGCAAGGCGCTGGACGGCCGCGTGCCGCTGATAGGCTTCTCCGGCAGCCCCTGGACCCTGGCCTGCTACATGGTGGAGGGTGCGGGCTCGGACGACTACCGCCACGTCAAGAGCCTGATGTACTCGCGTCCTGACCTGATGCACAAGATCCTGGCCATCAACGCCGACGCGGTGGCTGCCTATCTGAATGCGCAGATCGAGGCCGGTGCCCAGGCGGTGATGGTGTTCGACAGCTGGGGCGGTGTGCTCGCCGACGGCGCCTTCCAAGAGTTCAGCCTGGCCTACTCGCGCCGCGTGCTGGCGCAGCTGAAGACCGAACACGGGGGCCAGCGCATCCCCAGCATCCTGTTCACCAAGGGCGGTGGCCTGTGGCTGGATGAGATTGCCGATGCGGGCTCCGATGTGGTCGGGCTGGACTGGACAGTCAACCTCGCCAAGGCCCGCGCCCGGATCGGCGGCCGCGTGGCGCTGCAGGGCAATCTGGACCCGAACGTGCTTTTCGCGCCGCCGGAGCGGGTGCAGGCCGAGGCGATCAAGGTCTTGGACAGCTTCGGCAATCCGCGCAATGCCGATGGCAGCTGGGCTGGCCACATCTTCAATCTCGGCCATGGCATCAGCCAGTTCACACCCCCGGAGCATGTGTCGGCCCTGGTCGAGGCGGTGCACAGCCATTCGCGCCGGCAGCGCGCGGGCGATTGA
- a CDS encoding primosomal protein N' encodes MTDALAKAVIRVRVAVDAPQHSGLSEPLDYLCERSLAPGTLVQVPLGKREVTGVVWPDAETAAGVDAALLRPVAAVLDGLAPLSASWCELVGFAAHYYQRSVGEVALAVLPPQLRQLDAAQLQARLKRMAKWLAAPPEPAPEPARPELSADQAEALTKLDAALAAAAHPETAGAPPPVLLYGVTGSGKTEVYLRAAEHALERGQQVLVLVPEINLTPQLEARFNERFAAHRIVSLHSGLTPANRLRNWMAAHLGHAELVLGTRLAVFASLPRLGLIIVDEEHDPSYKQQEGARYSARDLAVYRAHQLRIPVLLGSATPSLESWQRAEEGRYQRLSLPRRIGGGALPRVRLFDMNTLPRAKGVTTVISPALLDALRERLERGEQSLVFLNRRGYAPVLHCTECGWKSACPHCSAWRVFHKLDRTLRCHHCGFTERVPRACPDCGNQDIAPLGRGTERLEEQMAELLPGARVARIDADSTKLKGALETQLNAVHAGEVDVLVGTQMVAKGHDFRRITLVAAVNPDGALFTSDFRAPERLFALMMQAAGRAGRDAEQAARSEMWVQTWHPAHPLYQSLRTHDYAAFAASQLAERRMAGLPPFAHLALLRAEARTPELAKAFLQAAADWAAALPESRQVTLYPPVPMSVARVANVERMQMLVEAASRGALQRLLWHWLPELHGLKREHKGVLRWAVDVDPLAI; translated from the coding sequence ATGACCGATGCCCTGGCCAAGGCCGTGATCCGCGTCCGCGTTGCCGTCGATGCGCCCCAGCACAGCGGCCTCAGCGAGCCGCTGGACTACCTCTGTGAGCGCTCGCTCGCGCCAGGCACCCTGGTGCAGGTGCCGCTGGGCAAGCGCGAGGTCACCGGCGTGGTCTGGCCCGATGCCGAAACCGCAGCAGGCGTCGATGCCGCCCTGCTACGCCCGGTGGCCGCGGTGCTGGATGGCCTGGCGCCGCTGTCGGCCTCGTGGTGCGAGCTGGTCGGCTTCGCCGCGCATTACTACCAGCGCAGCGTCGGCGAGGTGGCGCTGGCTGTGCTGCCGCCCCAGCTCAGGCAACTCGATGCGGCCCAGTTGCAGGCACGGCTGAAGCGCATGGCCAAATGGTTGGCGGCGCCGCCCGAGCCGGCGCCCGAGCCCGCCCGGCCCGAGCTGAGCGCCGACCAGGCCGAGGCGCTGACGAAGCTGGACGCCGCACTCGCCGCCGCGGCCCATCCCGAGACCGCCGGTGCGCCGCCTCCGGTGCTGTTGTACGGCGTCACCGGCAGCGGCAAGACGGAGGTCTATCTGCGCGCCGCCGAGCATGCCCTGGAGCGCGGCCAGCAGGTGCTGGTGCTGGTGCCCGAAATCAATCTGACGCCGCAGCTGGAGGCCCGCTTCAACGAGCGCTTTGCCGCCCACCGCATCGTCTCGCTGCACAGCGGCCTGACGCCGGCCAACCGCCTGCGCAACTGGATGGCCGCCCATCTGGGCCATGCCGAGCTGGTGCTGGGCACACGGCTGGCTGTGTTTGCCAGCCTGCCTCGGCTGGGGCTGATCATTGTCGACGAGGAGCATGACCCGTCCTACAAGCAACAGGAGGGCGCGCGTTACTCGGCGCGTGATCTGGCCGTCTATCGCGCCCACCAGCTGCGCATTCCGGTGCTGCTGGGCTCGGCCACACCGTCGCTGGAGAGCTGGCAGCGAGCCGAGGAGGGCCGCTACCAGCGCCTGAGCCTGCCGCGACGCATAGGCGGCGGCGCGCTGCCGCGCGTGCGTCTGTTTGACATGAACACCCTGCCGCGTGCCAAGGGGGTGACGACGGTGATCTCGCCGGCCCTGCTTGATGCCTTGCGCGAGCGCCTGGAACGCGGCGAGCAAAGCCTGGTGTTTCTGAACCGCCGTGGCTACGCGCCGGTGCTGCATTGCACCGAGTGCGGCTGGAAGAGCGCCTGCCCGCATTGCAGCGCCTGGCGCGTGTTCCACAAGCTGGACCGCACCCTGCGCTGCCACCACTGTGGCTTCACCGAGCGGGTGCCGCGTGCCTGCCCCGATTGCGGCAACCAGGACATCGCGCCGCTGGGGCGCGGCACCGAGCGGCTGGAGGAGCAGATGGCCGAGCTGTTGCCCGGCGCCCGGGTGGCCCGCATCGATGCCGACAGCACCAAGCTCAAGGGCGCGCTGGAGACGCAGCTGAATGCCGTCCATGCCGGCGAGGTCGATGTGCTGGTCGGTACGCAGATGGTCGCCAAGGGTCATGACTTCCGGCGCATCACCCTGGTCGCCGCCGTCAATCCGGATGGCGCCTTGTTCACCAGCGACTTCCGCGCGCCCGAGCGGCTGTTTGCGCTGATGATGCAGGCGGCCGGCCGTGCCGGACGCGATGCCGAACAGGCCGCGCGCAGCGAGATGTGGGTGCAAACCTGGCACCCTGCACACCCGCTGTACCAGAGCCTGCGCACCCACGACTACGCGGCCTTTGCCGCCAGCCAGCTGGCCGAGCGCCGCATGGCCGGCCTGCCGCCGTTCGCGCATCTGGCCCTGCTGCGTGCCGAGGCTCGCACGCCTGAGTTGGCCAAGGCCTTTCTGCAGGCCGCCGCCGACTGGGCTGCAGCGCTGCCCGAGTCCAGGCAGGTCACGCTCTATCCGCCGGTGCCGATGAGCGTGGCCCGCGTGGCCAATGTCGAGCGCATGCAGATGCTGGTCGAGGCCGCCTCGCGCGGCGCCCTGCAGCGCCTGCTGTGGCACTGGCTGCCCGAGCTGCATGGCCTCAAGCGCGAGCACAAGGGCGTGCTGCGCTGGGCCGTTGATGTCGATCCGCTGGCGATCTAG
- a CDS encoding CopD family protein, whose protein sequence is MNIVITAFLCLHLLAAALWVGGMATIQLCVRPAALQTLESPPLRLGLMAATLQRFFALVLGAIVVLLLSGLAMWGLSPGAMHWSVHAMAGLGLLMMGLFGHIRWALFPRLQKACAAQTWAVAAAALNKIRQLVAVNLGLGCGVFVIAIVGRAI, encoded by the coding sequence ATGAACATCGTCATCACTGCCTTTTTGTGCCTGCACCTGCTCGCCGCCGCCCTCTGGGTGGGAGGCATGGCGACGATACAGCTGTGCGTGCGCCCCGCGGCGCTGCAGACCCTGGAGTCGCCCCCGCTGCGCCTGGGCCTGATGGCAGCCACCCTGCAGCGCTTCTTCGCCCTGGTGCTGGGCGCCATCGTCGTGCTGCTGCTCAGCGGCCTGGCGATGTGGGGGTTGAGCCCCGGCGCCATGCACTGGAGCGTGCATGCGATGGCGGGTCTGGGTCTGCTGATGATGGGTCTGTTCGGCCATATCCGCTGGGCCCTGTTCCCGCGTCTGCAGAAGGCCTGCGCAGCGCAGACTTGGGCCGTGGCCGCGGCTGCGCTGAACAAGATCCGCCAACTGGTGGCCGTCAATCTGGGCCTGGGCTGCGGGGTGTTCGTCATCGCCATCGTCGGGCGCGCAATCTGA
- a CDS encoding efflux RND transporter periplasmic adaptor subunit, whose protein sequence is MIRDTSAQDRVIASASPGRRRLLLAGIAVGLIALLAFAWPALQRQFSANASVSEARLAFAVVELGPFVRDIAGEGKVVAANSPTLYAANAGTVTLRVHAGDAVKKGQVLAELESLELNARLAQERSNADAMRAEVLRAQVEARQQRAALQSAYENAGIDLKTAQNDLARQTKAFEAGAAAGMQVDHARDTLEKARVTLAHAEAGRGLKDDSLKFDVQARQAALDRQLLQVQDLRRQVAELAIRSPVDGQVGQLFVAERASVAKDAKLLSVIDLTALEVQMQVAESYARDLAMGMPGEIAGNGRSWRGLVSSVSPEVVNNEVAARLRFDGQQPEQLRQNQRLSVRVLLDQRDKVLTLRRGSFADEGGGAFAYVVRDGMAEKTPVRLGQRSLDKIEVLSGLKPGDKVVISGADAFQGAARVAISH, encoded by the coding sequence ATGATTCGTGACACCTCTGCCCAAGACCGCGTGATCGCCTCCGCCTCGCCGGGGCGCCGCCGCCTGCTGCTAGCAGGCATCGCCGTCGGCCTGATCGCATTGCTGGCCTTTGCATGGCCGGCGTTGCAGCGGCAGTTCTCTGCCAATGCCTCGGTCAGCGAAGCGCGGCTGGCCTTTGCCGTGGTCGAGCTGGGCCCCTTCGTGCGTGACATCGCCGGCGAGGGCAAGGTCGTGGCGGCCAACAGCCCGACCCTGTACGCCGCCAACGCCGGCACCGTGACGCTGCGCGTCCATGCCGGCGATGCGGTGAAGAAGGGTCAGGTCTTGGCCGAGCTGGAGAGCCTGGAGCTCAACGCGCGACTGGCCCAGGAACGGTCGAACGCCGATGCGATGCGGGCCGAGGTCCTGCGTGCCCAGGTCGAGGCCCGCCAGCAACGCGCCGCCCTGCAAAGCGCCTACGAGAACGCCGGCATCGACCTGAAGACCGCGCAGAACGATCTGGCCCGCCAGACCAAGGCCTTCGAGGCCGGCGCCGCCGCCGGCATGCAGGTGGACCATGCCCGCGACACCCTGGAGAAGGCCCGCGTCACCCTGGCCCATGCCGAGGCCGGCCGCGGCCTCAAGGACGACAGCCTGAAGTTCGACGTGCAGGCCAGGCAGGCCGCACTGGACCGCCAGCTGCTGCAGGTGCAGGACCTGCGGCGCCAGGTCGCCGAGCTGGCGATACGCTCACCGGTCGATGGCCAGGTCGGCCAGCTGTTCGTGGCCGAGCGGGCCAGTGTGGCCAAGGACGCCAAGCTGCTGTCGGTCATCGACCTGACGGCGCTGGAGGTACAGATGCAGGTGGCCGAGAGCTATGCCCGCGATCTGGCCATGGGCATGCCCGGCGAGATTGCCGGCAATGGCCGCTCCTGGCGCGGCCTGGTCAGCTCGGTCTCGCCCGAGGTCGTCAACAACGAGGTTGCAGCGCGGCTGCGCTTCGATGGCCAGCAGCCCGAGCAGCTGCGCCAGAACCAGCGCCTGTCGGTGCGCGTGCTGCTCGACCAGCGCGACAAGGTGCTGACCCTGCGCCGCGGCAGCTTTGCCGACGAGGGCGGTGGCGCGTTCGCCTACGTGGTACGCGACGGCATGGCCGAGAAGACGCCGGTGCGGCTGGGCCAGCGCAGCCTGGACAAGATCGAGGTGCTGTCCGGCCTGAAGCCCGGCGACAAGGTCGTGATCTCGGGCGCCGATGCGTTCCAGGGTGCCGCGCGAGTTGCAATAAGCCATTGA
- a CDS encoding ABC transporter ATP-binding protein, with translation MLKMTALSKVYRTEMVETYALRDFNLQVKQGEFVAVTGPSGSGKTTFLTIAGLLEAHTGGRYELDGVEVSGLSDDARSRIRNEKIGFIFQAFNLIPDLNVLDNIEVPLRYRGMKAAERQRRARQALERVGLAARERHYPAELSGGQQQRVAIARALAGEPRLLLADEPTGNLDSQMARSVMELLEELHRDGATIVMVTHDPQLAARAQRNVHVIDGQVVDVAAELHLDPSLFRPAVVE, from the coding sequence ATGTTGAAGATGACTGCCCTATCCAAGGTCTATCGCACCGAGATGGTCGAGACCTATGCCCTGCGCGACTTCAATCTGCAAGTGAAGCAGGGCGAGTTCGTTGCCGTCACCGGCCCCTCGGGCTCGGGCAAGACCACCTTTCTGACCATTGCCGGCCTGCTCGAGGCCCACACCGGTGGCCGCTACGAGCTGGATGGCGTCGAGGTCAGCGGCCTGAGCGATGACGCCCGCTCGCGCATACGCAACGAGAAGATAGGCTTCATCTTCCAGGCCTTCAATCTGATCCCCGACCTGAACGTTCTGGACAATATCGAGGTGCCGCTGCGCTACCGCGGCATGAAGGCCGCCGAGCGGCAGCGCCGTGCCCGTCAGGCGCTGGAGCGCGTGGGCCTGGCCGCGCGCGAGCGCCACTACCCGGCCGAGCTGTCCGGCGGCCAGCAGCAGCGGGTGGCGATTGCCCGCGCGCTGGCCGGCGAGCCGCGCCTGCTGCTGGCCGACGAGCCCACCGGCAACCTCGACAGCCAGATGGCGCGCAGCGTGATGGAACTGCTGGAAGAGCTGCACCGCGACGGCGCCACCATCGTCATGGTCACCCACGACCCGCAACTGGCCGCCCGCGCCCAGCGCAATGTCCATGTGATCGACGGCCAGGTGGTCGATGTCGCCGCCGAGCTGCATCTGGACCCCAGTCTGTTCCGCCCGGCAGTGGTCGAATGA
- a CDS encoding TolC family outer membrane protein — protein MIFRRRAQCLLLAALCAPLLASAEDLLEIYAQARASDPLLAIAAAQRGEQGERVTQARAALLPQWSLGAAELRGPQDGREHRLSSNLSQVLLDLSRLREWDAAQSLLSAEDARLRAVEQALCARVASAYFGVLSAQAGLATAQANEDAFAQQVGQAQSRFESGISASVDVEQARTYHALSQGATVQAREALADAREALAQITGRSPGVLKPLAAELQALPPEPLAAEAWVQQALRVNPQLQASRYGLTASEQRIDAARAAHLPTLSLGLDSERRSGSAVAPVDAGRANTTLGLRLSIPLFAGGATDSLKRQAVHQRDAAREGLESARRALVRETQAQYQAVMSGVALMQSTRAAVDAASRALASTRAGQALGTRTMTDLLLAIQSQTAAQSAHEQARHRYVLAKLLLQQAAGALGEAELAAVNLLLKDS, from the coding sequence ATGATCTTTCGCCGTCGCGCCCAATGCCTGCTGCTGGCCGCGCTGTGCGCGCCGCTGCTGGCCTCGGCGGAGGACCTGCTGGAGATCTATGCCCAGGCCCGCGCCAGCGATCCGCTGCTGGCCATCGCTGCGGCCCAGCGTGGCGAGCAGGGCGAGCGGGTCACCCAGGCCCGGGCGGCGCTGCTGCCGCAGTGGTCGCTGGGCGCCGCCGAGCTGCGCGGCCCGCAGGATGGGCGCGAACACCGGCTGAGCAGCAACCTGAGCCAGGTCTTGCTGGACCTGAGCCGGCTGCGCGAATGGGACGCCGCGCAGAGCCTGCTCTCGGCCGAAGACGCCCGGCTGCGCGCCGTCGAGCAGGCGCTGTGCGCCCGTGTGGCCAGCGCCTATTTCGGCGTGCTGTCGGCCCAGGCCGGTCTGGCCACGGCGCAGGCGAATGAGGATGCCTTTGCCCAGCAGGTCGGCCAGGCGCAGTCGCGTTTCGAGTCGGGCATCTCGGCCTCCGTCGATGTCGAGCAGGCCCGCACCTATCACGCGCTGTCGCAGGGGGCCACCGTGCAGGCCCGCGAGGCGCTGGCCGATGCGCGCGAGGCGCTGGCCCAGATCACCGGCCGCTCGCCCGGCGTGCTCAAGCCCCTGGCCGCCGAGCTGCAGGCGTTGCCGCCCGAGCCGCTGGCCGCCGAGGCCTGGGTGCAGCAGGCGCTGCGGGTCAATCCGCAGCTGCAGGCCAGCCGCTACGGGCTGACGGCCAGCGAGCAGCGCATTGATGCGGCGCGCGCCGCCCATCTGCCCACGCTGAGCCTGGGCCTGGACAGCGAGCGCCGCAGCGGCTCGGCTGTGGCGCCTGTTGATGCCGGCCGTGCCAACACCACGCTGGGCCTGCGCCTGAGCATTCCGCTGTTCGCCGGTGGCGCCACCGATTCGCTGAAGCGTCAAGCCGTCCATCAGCGCGATGCCGCCCGCGAAGGGCTGGAGAGCGCACGCCGCGCCCTGGTGCGCGAGACCCAGGCGCAGTACCAGGCCGTGATGTCGGGCGTGGCCCTGATGCAGAGCACACGCGCCGCCGTCGATGCCGCCAGCCGCGCGCTGGCCTCCACCCGCGCCGGCCAGGCCCTGGGCACGCGCACGATGACCGATCTGCTGCTGGCCATCCAGAGCCAGACCGCAGCGCAAAGCGCCCACGAACAGGCGCGCCATCGCTATGTGCTGGCCAAGCTCTTGCTGCAACAGGCCGCCGGCGCCCTGGGCGAGGCCGAGTTGGCGGCAGTCAATCTCTTGCTGAAGGACTCATGA
- a CDS encoding ABC transporter permease: protein MMLSYYLELALRSCRSARGLTALMVVTIAMGVAACMTTLTVFHVLSGDPIPHKSGKLFNVQLDAELMRDQRPGEEPTFQLTRYDAEALLRAARGTRQVLMTGGMVAVDPAASAGSNARPFITGSRYASADFFAMFDVPFQYGSGWSAADDQAEARVAVISAELNEQLFGGADSRGKTLRLGDKDLRVIGVLKPWRPAPHYFDLTLGAYSKAAEVYVPFSTAMVLRLSAAGNVNCWGDANVTDVRALNALCAWVQYWVELDGSEQERAYRDYLVHYSDQQRAAGRFERPSNVRLRNVMDWLFYSKVVPSDIRLQVWLAFGFLLVCLTNAVGLLLAKALRRSSEIGVRRALGASRRAIFSQFLVEAGGLGLAGGLLGLVLTCAGLWTVRQGPSAYAQLAQLDLAMLATTLLLALAASLLAGLLPAWRACQVTPALQLKSN, encoded by the coding sequence ATGATGCTGAGCTATTACCTTGAACTGGCCCTGCGCAGCTGCCGCTCGGCCCGCGGCCTGACCGCCCTGATGGTGGTCACCATTGCCATGGGTGTGGCCGCCTGCATGACCACGCTGACGGTGTTTCATGTGCTCTCGGGCGACCCGATTCCGCACAAGAGCGGCAAGCTCTTCAATGTGCAGCTGGATGCCGAGCTGATGCGCGACCAGCGCCCCGGCGAGGAGCCCACCTTCCAGCTCACCCGCTACGATGCCGAGGCTCTGCTGCGCGCGGCGCGTGGCACCCGCCAGGTGCTGATGACGGGCGGCATGGTGGCGGTCGATCCGGCGGCCTCGGCGGGCAGCAATGCGCGACCCTTCATCACCGGTTCGCGCTACGCCAGCGCCGATTTCTTTGCCATGTTCGACGTGCCGTTCCAGTACGGCAGCGGCTGGAGTGCGGCTGACGACCAGGCTGAAGCCCGCGTGGCGGTGATCTCGGCCGAGCTGAACGAGCAGCTGTTCGGCGGCGCCGACAGCCGCGGCAAGACCCTGCGCCTGGGCGACAAGGATCTGCGCGTGATCGGCGTGCTCAAGCCCTGGCGCCCGGCACCGCACTATTTCGACCTGACCCTGGGTGCCTACAGCAAGGCCGCCGAGGTCTATGTGCCGTTCTCCACCGCGATGGTGCTGCGGCTCAGTGCTGCGGGCAATGTCAATTGCTGGGGCGATGCCAATGTCACCGACGTGCGCGCGCTCAATGCCTTGTGCGCCTGGGTGCAGTACTGGGTCGAACTTGATGGCTCCGAGCAGGAGCGGGCCTACCGCGACTACCTGGTTCACTACTCGGACCAGCAGCGCGCCGCCGGCCGTTTCGAGCGGCCCAGCAATGTGCGGCTGCGCAATGTGATGGACTGGCTGTTCTACAGCAAGGTGGTGCCCAGCGACATCCGCCTGCAGGTCTGGCTGGCCTTCGGCTTCCTGCTCGTCTGCCTGACCAATGCGGTCGGCCTGCTGCTGGCCAAGGCGCTGCGTCGCTCCAGCGAAATCGGTGTGCGCCGCGCGCTGGGGGCTTCGCGCCGCGCCATCTTCAGCCAGTTCCTGGTCGAGGCCGGCGGCCTGGGACTGGCCGGTGGCCTGCTGGGCCTCGTGCTGACCTGCGCCGGCCTCTGGACCGTGCGCCAGGGCCCCAGTGCCTACGCCCAGCTGGCCCAGCTCGACCTGGCCATGCTGGCCACGACGCTGCTGCTGGCCCTGGCGGCCAGCCTGCTGGCCGGCTTGCTGCCGGCCTGGCGGGCATGCCAGGTGACGCCTGCGCTGCAACTCAAATCCAACTAG